The Oreochromis niloticus isolate F11D_XX linkage group LG18, O_niloticus_UMD_NMBU, whole genome shotgun sequence DNA window AAGAGGCTAAACTAAGTAGGTTCTTCATGTCATTGCCAGAATAGCTTTTAGGCGAAACCTTTAAATTTTAGcagtgttttttatgttatcacaacaaaaaacagagtaggtGGATTTGCTTAAACCAGCTAAACCAGCACAGAGCATTCCTTTATAAAAGACGTGTGCAATAGGtattccaatttttttttaaaataatacactcttgatttaaactttaaattccTTCAATTACAGTTACTAATCATTTCAAATaactttttttcagatttttccacCGCCTGAAATACCAGTTTTTATCTGACTACAAGAATAGGCGTCTGGATGACCTAATTGAAGTGCTCCTAGGGAAGGCCGACGACTACTTCTCAGTCATAAAAACCCTGCAAGATGTGGGCCGCATGAAAAACAGGTTTGCTGACACCTTGTCTCAAGTTTCAGACTCTGCTTCAAGACTGATGGAAAGTGGTTGGGCTCTTAAAATTACAGTCAAGAACAGCGATGGAGTTAATGCATATCAAGTCCCATCTGAGCCAAGAGAAGACATAGTGTATGATGTCTGCCCTGTTGAGTCCTACTGCAAAAagtacactcagctccctcttcaccacgacggactggtgcagcgtccgcatcactgcagccgcagcaccaatccgtctgtcgatctccggctcccttctcccatcactcgcaaacaagaccccgagatacttgaactcttccacttggggcaagaactcatccccgacccggagtgggcactccacccttttctggctgagaaccatggcctcagatttggaggtgctgatcctcattcccgctgcttcccactcggctgcgaaccgttccagtgcgagctggaggccctcacctgatgaagccaacagaaccacatcatccgcaaaaagcagagatgagattctgaggccaccgaagtgaaagccctccgccacttggctgcgcctagaaatcctgtccataaaaattatgaacagatcgggtgacaaagggcagccctggcggagcccatcacccaccgggaacgagtccgacttattgccggcaatgcgaaccaaactcttgcaacggttgtatggGGATCGAATGGCcagtagcaatgggccagacaccccatactcccgcaacacctcccacatttattaaatatttgtaactttttatatttaaaacacaattttaaatgttaaatctaaatgttaaatattaaatctaaatattatatttaaatctaaaggtaaaatgttaaatctaaatatatatttaaatctaaatacaataaatacaataaatacaataaatttgCATGTTAGCTAATTATTTAGTTTCttgtaacatttagatttaacatttagatttaaatataatatttagatttaacatttagatttaaatataatattcagatttaacatttaacatttagatttaacatttaaaattgtgttttaaatataaaaagttacaaatattttactaaatgttgtaaaaagtgacttgaaaaaaacatgtttttgtaaggTTTTGAGGTAAATGTGGAAAAACGTCGCCGTTAATTtcagcatgtttcactttacaaaCAGCACCCTATATTTTGGTTCTGCTTGTGTTATAATTTTGGTCCTAGGATTTtggtttttgtcattttgcctTTCTCGTGTTCCTCGTCTTGTCTTCATGTTCCCTCTGTCTCCCCGGTCAGTCATGTCTCTCTGTCTCAGTGTCAAGTCCACATCTCTGTgttatacttcctgttttactttgacggtcccttgtctcatgtcagtgtatctagttttgcttccttggtctctttatatataattaatcccagctgtgtttccctccagTTTCCCTTTCCCTGATTACTCCagagtgtatttaagccctgtgttttccttgttCTGTGTCTTGTCATACCCACACAatgctgtgttttttccttCCGTGTTCCTAGCCCTTTCCAAGATTACAGTTCCTGGTTGGTTTTCTTGTTTTGCAGTGGAAGTTTCTAAACAATCAGACCACTAGATCTGGCAAGACGTAGGCATGTAGCTCAAAACCAACATTGTTATACCAAAATAGTAAAATACTGATGTTTTACACACAGCTAGAAGCTGCTCTGGGTCAATCCCAGTGttcccttcccactgttgccaagtgcctTCAGTCAGCAAAAGGGTTAAAAGATATTTCTAAAGCTCTGGTATTTCAGCAAACCACAGAGAAAGCCAATTTCAGAAGTTGCAAAAACTTgaaacagtggtgaaccttcccaggagtggcggCCTACCAAAATTACCCCCAAAACACAATgatgactcatccaggaggtcacaaaagagcCAAGAACAACACCTGCAGGCCTCACATGCCTCAGTTAAGCTCagtgttcatgattcaacaataagaatgACACTGGGCAAGAATCAGTGTGGCTTTTGCACATTTTGTctgaaaatcaaattaaattatGTGCTGCATTTGGGTTTCTTGGCTACTTTGTTACTTTTAGTAAACAAAGCAGAGTGAGAGGAACTTCACTTAGTGTTTGACCATCTGCTCATTAGAGTAATGTTTTCTATACATAGACAAATACTCACCAAAAATCCAGGCTATAGCCACACACTGACAAACAGCCATACAATCCTGACAAGCTCTGGTGCAACCGTAGTAATCAATAAGCTGGAATATGTAAATTCCTCCCTGGCGGAGAATGAGAAAGGGTTTTAATAATTAACAAAGTTTAGAAAAACAACCAGCATTttaagcatttatttatttgtttttacctcGGTGACCATGGTCAGATGTACGAGAAAGAAGGCTGAACAGAAGATAAGGACAAAGATCTCATGCCTCACCGGAGCACGAAGCAACGTCGGAAACAAGTCACTGATGGAGGTGATGACACTCTCTACTGTCACAAACTAGAGACAGGATTATAAGTGACTGTTTTCAAGTTTATATTCAACTGAACAGTTGATAGTTAATAAACAGTCAGTACAACATTCCTACATGTGTGTCGACACTGAGCAGAATGAGCATCAGGAAAAAGCAGACGGTCCAAAACTGTGGCAAAGGCATCATCGCTGTAGCCTGAGGGTAAGCAATGAAGGCCAGACCTGGACCTGTGAATCACAGTTAAACAAGAATGAAGTCTATACTCACCATAAAACATTAATACAAAACCTTGTTCAAATTAATACTTGCTTTCACTACTCTTTTGCTTCAAAATACATCAACAGAGCTGAAAGAGCCTAAAACCTTGTACTTCACTGTGAATCTTTTTATATACAAGAAGTTATACCTGACTCAGCCACAGCATCCACAGTTACACCCTGTTTCTCTGCCACGAATCCCAGTACAGAGAAGACAACAAACCCAGCAACAAAACTGGTTCCACTGTTCAGCAGACACAGCCAAAAGCAGTCTCTGGGGGACAAAGTAAAGCAATCATAAAgtctgtatttttttcatataattGGATATATAATAGTTAAACCTATTTCTAAATCCAATACAGGTGAAAATTAATGTGATTTGCACCTACTTATAACAGTTATTGTTGTAATCATTGCCCAGAACGTTCAGAGTCCCCATTGTCAGGCTGTAGGAGTAGAATACTTGAGATCCTGCCTCAGTCCAGATCTGTAACATCAGGGAAATTGGTGTGCTTCAGTCCACTAGCTAGTTTTTTTTCTAGAATGAAatatttttgcagaaatacagATTTTCTCAGCAATGATTTCTGTAAAGGGGACCAAGTATGCCTATCCtaattttttgtcatttaactACTATTTTAGTGCAGGATgcttcatattaaacatggcctTAGTTTCAAATAATTAGTTCAGTATATGTGCAAGTAGTCCTTGGCATCCAAAAGCTCAGGTTTCAGACAGTTCTGAATAGTTAGTTTcagatttattcattcattactGTTGGCTGTATGATGTCATTAAGATATCACTAATATGGTCATCACAAGGTGTCTCATAGTGTCTCATAGTGAAAAGGGACTGTTTCAGATAAAGGGTGAATTGGATGACTGCACTAGGATCCAGAATCATTTAAGAAAGGATTATTTTTAACACTGAATCATGCAAAACTGCTTTAGTCTATCTTAGTATTGtcaatgaaaacagaaatgcttaacagcttgtttcagacattGGATTATTTTGAAGGGTGAATCATACAAAGGGCtgagaaataaaatgttaactTAACAAGTCTCCTTTTAACTAAAACTATCAAAGAGTAAatccattctttctttctttttccgcTTACCCGGGGTTGTGtcacaggggcagcagcctaagcaagGAAGCCTAGACCTCCCTCTACCCGGCCACCTCCTTCAGTCTTTCTGTGGGAACACCAAgatgttcccaggccagccaagtgatataatctctccagcatgtcctggttctgccccggggcctcctctcagtgggacatgcccagaataCCTCACCCAGGAagcacccaggaggcatccttgtcagatgcccgaaccagcTCAACTgtctcctttcgatgtggaggagcagttgctctactctgagcccctcccggatggctgaactcctcaccctatcactaagggagaggccagccattgctcatttctgccgtctcattctttcggtcactacccaaagctcatgaccataggtgagggtagagaCATAGACCCTACCCACATTTACCGGTCTAGGTGACATGATGGTGGTGAGTTGTTCACAATCAAACAGTGGACAGTGTTTAAAGAATGGATAAAATGAGGTGAACCAATGCCCAGTATAACAATGTTCTcacttctttttcctcttcctttgttCATCTCAAGATGAAGACCTTCGTCTGTTGATACTGTGCAGTAGAGAGCTTTAAGTGTTTTGACTTTATCTTTTTACATTATCAACAATGTAAATccatgggggttttttttgtctttcagacATTTTGGAAATGAGGGAGAAGAGTCAAATTGACAGGTAAACAGGTAACAGTCCGCGTAGGATCCACACGTCTGTTACATCTTGCAGAACAGCAAGATGTAAAAGCTTTGCTCCAGCAGCCATCACTCAGATGAAAAAGAGTATAGTTTTTGTTATCCTGCATGACGCTGTGTGAATTCTACTCTCTGCtaatatttatgtgtttatttcttcaTGATGTTTTATTCATCTAGCTTTAGTTTAGTCTTAAACAGGTTCAGCATGTCCTCCTGCAGTCATAGCAAAACTGCTTATCAGGAGGTGGGACCCACTTTTACCTCATTCACTGCAAGAACAACCTTGAAGTAGCTGAGTGCACACACAAGTGAACACACTCAGGCACACTGAgcacattaaatattttttttccttagacTCATTATACATTATTGTTAAAATTTTAGGGTGAAATTTGTCTTTTGACAAATTTGTCACCCAAAAAACCTCTCTGAAAAACCTGTTACAGATCaacagaaatatttttatattggaCAAAAACAatctgagtaaatacaaaatgcattttttaaatgattatatttattaaagagaaaaacagctaTTCAAACCTACCTGATCCTATGTAAAAAAGTAACTGCTTAATAATTGTTAAAGTAACTGTGATAGTATAAGGACAGAAAGTGTTTAGTCAGCAGGTCAGCTTGACTGTGTACATGACGCAAGAGCTCATCAAAATATGCAGCATGCTGTACCAGTTACGGCTGTTGTGAGTGTCACACGCCCCCTAACTTGATTTGATTGGTAAATGAATAATGAGCTTGGGTAGCCAGTCCCTTTTTGCACAGCAGCAACAGGTGAAGTCTTTGATCTTGAGAGGaacagaggaagaaaaacaggTAGTCAACAATTATTGAGGACGGAGGACGGTGGGCCAACAAAACAGAATATATTCTGGTGGGTCTGGGCCACATGAAATAACCTTACTTAGTCAAACCTTACCTTACACAAGTAAGGTTCGACTATGGGGTTTTCTTGAAATTAAAGGCCTGAAAGTATTACACCATGAAGAAGGCAGTAAACATCCAACTGTGTTGAAATGAACCACAAATACCTTCCAGTGCATTTTAATATTGTTATCATTTGAAGCACTACCACTAGTGCTGCTTCAAGCTGTGTGGAGGGTCAGAGATCAGCTACCATGTAGAGAAAGTCGAGCCAAATCAGAGAtagttatttctttttttaaatggcacaTTGCAGTTATTTTGCAGTGAAGAAGTGAAGCccacaaagaataaaaaaataatgcatAGTAAAGGAAGTATCACACTAAGGACGCACATTTTTGGATCTGGCTACAGTTGCCAGTAATGAACAGCTGCACAAAGCAGGAAGTTGTCATGCCATTACCAGCAGTCTAATGAAACTCCGTGGTAGGGCAAGCTATAATTTCTGGGACACTGTGGAGCTATTGTCTAAAATTTTAATTCCTCAAGTGTATAGTTTTATCAGTCTTTCTCAAATCTATTCAAATTCTTCTCTAAATTGGCCAGCTGTACAGCTCGTCTGATTTCTGTCAAACCACCATCACCAACACCACCTTTACTGAGTTCTGGGAGTACTTCCACATGTATTTTAACATTAATCAATAAACAtgaagtttaattaaaacaacaataataaattaGCTTTATAGTAAAATCTAAAAAATAGTTTAATTCATTGCATTTACATTATAATGCCACATCTCTTTCAATTTTTACATAAAATGAATTACAAATTTCTCCTGAGAAAACCTGTACTGGCCATGTCTGCATTGAGGAGCTGTGAGGTGTCTTTTGGTATGCTGGGTCCTCTGTTGTTTCAGTTTAGGAAAAGGCATCAGGTTCTCTGGAAAGGTTCCAGAtccataaaaaatacatttgtggTGCACAGCAGTGATTAGACtaatgaacatgaaactaaaaTATTGTCTGAATGTTTCCTTTGAAAGTTGCATATTTCACAGCCACCTTTCCCTACATGATACTGCCCACTAGATGCTTAACTCTAGCTTGGGAAGGGATTTCCTTCAACTTGTAACCTTGATTTGAATTGCCTGACAACTGTGGCAAAAGCTTTTGTCTCCCTCCTCTGGCAGTGCCAGTATTTACATGAACACCGTTGACCTGT harbors:
- the LOC100701011 gene encoding sodium- and chloride-dependent taurine transporter translates to MGTLNVLGNDYNNNCYKDCFWLCLLNSGTSFVAGFVVFSVLGFVAEKQGVTVDAVAESGPGLAFIAYPQATAMMPLPQFWTVCFFLMLILLSVDTHFVTVESVITSISDLFPTLLRAPVRHEIFVLIFCSAFFLVHLTMVTEGGIYIFQLIDYYGCTRACQDCMAVCQCVAIAWIFDRA